The DNA region TGTTGCTCTTTCCCGATAAGTCGAAAGACACGATCACCGTCAACATCACTTATCTTGTCGGCTCCAAACACGAAAACTATGGTGAAACTGGCATGGCTCATTTGTTGGAGCATTTGTTGTTCAAAGGCACGCCGCGGCACCCCAACATTCCGCAGGAGTTGACCGAGCGTGGCGCCCGTCCTAACGGAACAACATGGTTAGATCGCACCAACTATTTTGAAACGTTCGCTGCCACCGATGAAAATCTTGAATGGGCGCTTGATTTGGAAGCTGATCGGATGGTCAATTCATTCATCGCCAAGAAGGACCTGGAGAGCGAATTCAGCGTCGTGCGCAATGAACTTGAAGCTGGTGAAAACAACCCGCAAGGCGTGTTGATAGAACGGATGATCTCGACGGCCTATCTTTGGCACAATTACGGCAAGTCAACCATCGGCGCGCGGTCCGATATTGAGAATGTGCCGATTGAACGGCTACAAGCGTTTTACAAGACCTACTATCAACCAGACAACGCCATCCTCCTGGTTGCTGGCAAAATTGATCCGGCCAAGACGCTGCATTTGATCAATAAATACTTTGGGCCGATCCCCAAGCCGACGCGAACACTGCCAAAGTTCTACACAACTGAACCAACGCAGGACGGTGAGCGGTCGGTTACAGTGCGGCGCGTGGGTGATGTTCAACTTGTAGGATTATGCTATCACGTGCCCGCCGGCGCGCACCCCGATTTCGCTGCCATTGACATCTTAACGCAAGTGCTAGCGGACACTCCGTCGGGGCGGTTGCACAAGGCTTTGGTGGAAACGAAAAAGGCGAGCCGCGTCTATGGCTTCAGTTTCCAGTTGAACGAACCGGGCGTGATGATCCTCGGAGCAGAGGTGCGTCAGGAAGCTTCGCTCGATGCGGCGCGGGATACAATGTTGCAAGTCGTCGAAGGCCTTGCCAAGAATCCCGTGACCAAGGAAGAGGTTGAACGGGCTCGCAATCAACTGTTGAAGCAAATCGAACTCAATTTGAATGCGTCTGATCGCATCGGGCTTGAGCTGAGCGAATGGATGGCCATTGGCGATTGGCGATTGTTCTTCTTGCATCGCGATCGGTTACGCACTGTGACAGTGGATGACGTGCAGCGTGTAGCAACAACGTACTTGAAACCCAGCAATCGCACACTGGGGCTGTTTATTCCGACGGATAAACCGGACCGCGCCGAAATTCCACCCACGCCGGATATAGCGGCCATGCTGAAAGACTACAAAGGTGATGTGGCCAAGGCGGAAGGGGAAGAATTTGATCCAACGCCGGAAAACATTGAAGCGCGCGTCCAACGCGTGACCGTCGGTGGTTTGAAGCTTGCCCTGTTGCCCAAGCAAACACGCGGCAACGCGGTGCGGGCCTCACTGACGCTGCGCCTGGGCGATGAACAAAGTCTGAAGAATCGGCAGATGGTCAGTTCGATGACAGGCCAGA from Blastocatellia bacterium includes:
- a CDS encoding insulinase family protein, with translation MPPAYAARMIDASAQVSGLPEGVQFVTSVEGISEYRWPNGLRVLLFPDKSKDTITVNITYLVGSKHENYGETGMAHLLEHLLFKGTPRHPNIPQELTERGARPNGTTWLDRTNYFETFAATDENLEWALDLEADRMVNSFIAKKDLESEFSVVRNELEAGENNPQGVLIERMISTAYLWHNYGKSTIGARSDIENVPIERLQAFYKTYYQPDNAILLVAGKIDPAKTLHLINKYFGPIPKPTRTLPKFYTTEPTQDGERSVTVRRVGDVQLVGLCYHVPAGAHPDFAAIDILTQVLADTPSGRLHKALVETKKASRVYGFSFQLNEPGVMILGAEVRQEASLDAARDTMLQVVEGLAKNPVTKEEVERARNQLLKQIELNLNASDRIGLELSEWMAIGDWRLFFLHRDRLRTVTVDDVQRVATTYLKPSNRTLGLFIPTDKPDRAEIPPTPDIAAMLKDYKGDVAKAEGEEFDPTPENIEARVQRVTVGGLKLALLPKQTRGNAVRASLTLRLGDEQSLKNRQMVSSMTGQMLMRGTKKRTRQQIQDELDRLKARAFVGGGAGSVFASIETTRENLSSVMRLVAEVLREPSFPEKEFEQLKEEQLAQIEQQRTEPQAIAFNAIFRHLNPYPKGDVRYVATPEEQIEEVKNVTLDDVRKFYEEFYGASQGELTVIGDFDEQEFKNLVAELFSNWKNRRPYRRIPSAYHEVAAINKSFETPDKANAVLTAGLNLPLRDDDPDYPALVLGNYMLGGGFLNSRLAVRIRQKEGISYGVGSQLQASSLDKAGTFFSFAIYAPENVTRLEAALKEEIERMLKDGFTAEEVAAAKSGWLQSRQVSRAQDRELASRLNSYLFLNRTLAWDRELEKRVEALTPEQIVAAMRRYIDPAKISIIKAGDFAKAAKAAGAAKP